In one window of Dyella thiooxydans DNA:
- a CDS encoding sensor domain-containing diguanylate cyclase, which yields MALVLCLIGLLLAGSASATSSLAGSWRDVREGDTPAKLLAEYRDGELQRFDPNLLFRLPKGPLGTWVVLDPGTSPAQEQQVLSIYPPPLGMVTLYDQNGHNVSLTVDDFGQGPHGHGRLAFVLGRDVPVTAPLLLKFEPSARIAAPVSFRLQDWNHYLGDDAHWLVFASSSLAVMLAMALMALCFGLILRDLTFVWYAAYLVCYAAIQGIQTGFVYHPMGMDWLAGLSITVGSAAVALSVAFASLFMTRFCELQRFAPLLRIPVLSLAVGMVAVVLMRCSQIPSLEGIGQLLVNPLLTLGAALLLLASVIAAVRGSRHAWFFLAGWTPLLVLTAMTSAQVNGALPALPWLNDAGLAAGAFEAIVLSFGLADRALLIRRDRDQVRVLADRDSLTQLLNRRAWHEAAIVAMSDLGGRPQALLFLDLDHFKKLNDKRGHAAGDEALAAVAEALRQELRPGDLLGRYGGEEFVALIDGANAEEALLVATRMCRRVHRLEIPVDGNQLALTVSIGVAIRRATDSIDSLVARADQAMYDAKMAGRNRACLQRRPEEPNVPRRMAG from the coding sequence ATGGCGCTCGTCCTTTGCCTGATCGGCCTGCTGCTTGCCGGGAGCGCCTCGGCAACATCGTCGCTGGCCGGCAGTTGGCGGGATGTGCGCGAGGGCGACACGCCGGCCAAGCTGCTGGCCGAGTACCGCGATGGCGAGCTGCAGCGATTCGACCCCAACCTGCTGTTCCGTCTGCCCAAAGGCCCCCTGGGCACCTGGGTGGTCCTGGACCCGGGAACCTCCCCGGCGCAGGAGCAGCAAGTCCTCAGCATCTACCCGCCGCCCCTGGGCATGGTGACCCTTTACGACCAGAACGGACACAACGTTTCACTGACAGTGGATGATTTCGGCCAGGGGCCGCACGGCCACGGACGCCTGGCCTTCGTGCTCGGGCGCGATGTCCCCGTCACCGCGCCGCTGCTGCTGAAATTCGAACCCTCGGCACGGATCGCCGCCCCGGTGAGCTTCCGCCTGCAGGACTGGAACCACTACCTCGGGGACGATGCGCACTGGCTGGTGTTCGCCAGTTCCTCCCTGGCGGTAATGCTGGCGATGGCGCTGATGGCGCTGTGCTTCGGCCTGATCCTGCGCGATCTCACCTTCGTCTGGTACGCGGCCTACCTGGTCTGCTACGCGGCGATCCAGGGCATCCAGACCGGCTTCGTCTACCACCCGATGGGCATGGATTGGCTGGCCGGGTTGTCGATCACCGTCGGTTCGGCCGCGGTGGCGCTGTCGGTGGCCTTCGCCTCGCTGTTCATGACCCGCTTCTGCGAGCTGCAGCGATTCGCGCCGCTGCTGCGCATACCGGTGCTGTCGCTGGCCGTGGGCATGGTCGCCGTGGTGCTGATGCGTTGCAGCCAGATCCCGTCGCTGGAAGGTATCGGGCAACTGCTGGTCAATCCGCTGCTCACACTGGGGGCTGCCCTGCTGCTGCTCGCCTCGGTGATCGCTGCCGTGCGCGGTTCGCGCCATGCCTGGTTCTTCCTGGCCGGCTGGACGCCGCTGCTGGTGCTCACCGCGATGACCAGTGCGCAGGTCAACGGCGCCCTGCCCGCCCTGCCCTGGCTCAACGACGCCGGTCTGGCGGCGGGCGCCTTCGAGGCCATCGTGCTGTCGTTCGGCCTGGCCGACCGCGCGCTGCTGATCCGCCGCGACCGCGACCAGGTCCGCGTGCTGGCGGATCGCGACTCGCTGACCCAGTTGCTCAACCGGCGCGCCTGGCACGAGGCGGCGATCGTGGCGATGAGCGATCTGGGCGGGAGACCTCAGGCCCTGCTGTTCCTGGACCTGGATCACTTCAAGAAGCTCAATGACAAGCGCGGCCATGCCGCCGGCGATGAGGCACTGGCCGCGGTGGCCGAGGCGTTGCGCCAGGAACTGCGCCCGGGCGACCTGCTCGGCCGCTATGGCGGTGAGGAATTCGTCGCGCTGATCGACGGCGCGAACGCGGAAGAGGCCCTGCTGGTGGCCACCCGCATGTGCCGTCGCGTGCACCGGCTGGAGATTCCGGTCGACGGCAACCAGCTTGCCCTCACGGTGAGCATCGGCGTGGCCATCCGGCGCGCCACCGACTCGATCGACAGCCTGGTGGCGCGCGCCGACCAGGCGATGTACGACGCCAAGATGGCCGGCCGCAACCGCGCCTGCCTGCAGCGGCGACCGGAGGAGCCGAACGTGCCACGCCGGATGGCCGGCTGA
- the lexA gene encoding transcriptional repressor LexA — MTLTPRQAEILAVLHRHAAAEGMPPTLQEIAVAVGIEHVNAVAKHLRALEAKGHIALLPNRARGIRLLDAPVPAPADDLLALPLLGRVAAGRPIDSSAAAERVLRLDPALFRLRPDYLLRVQGDSMRDDGILDGDLIGVHATPEARHGQTVVARVGDGFTVKRLHRKGRQLRLLPRNAEHEPIDPDPSEDFAIEGLFAGLIRQG, encoded by the coding sequence ATGACACTCACCCCCCGCCAGGCCGAGATCCTCGCCGTCCTGCACCGCCACGCGGCCGCCGAGGGCATGCCGCCGACACTGCAGGAAATCGCTGTGGCGGTCGGCATCGAACACGTGAACGCGGTGGCCAAGCACCTTCGCGCGCTGGAGGCCAAGGGCCACATCGCCCTGCTGCCGAACCGCGCCCGCGGTATCCGCCTGCTGGATGCGCCCGTGCCTGCACCGGCCGACGACCTGCTCGCCCTGCCCCTGCTCGGCCGCGTCGCTGCCGGCCGGCCGATCGACTCGAGCGCGGCTGCCGAGCGGGTACTGCGGCTGGACCCGGCCCTGTTCCGGCTGCGCCCGGACTACCTGCTGCGCGTGCAGGGCGACTCGATGCGTGACGACGGCATCCTCGACGGCGACCTGATCGGCGTGCACGCCACGCCCGAGGCGCGGCACGGCCAGACCGTGGTGGCGCGCGTCGGCGACGGCTTCACGGTGAAGCGGCTGCATCGCAAGGGTCGCCAACTGCGCCTGCTGCCGCGCAATGCCGAGCATGAGCCGATCGATCCCGACCCCAGCGAGGACTTCGCCATCGAGGGCCTGTTCGCCGG
- a CDS encoding NADPH-dependent FMN reductase has translation MTTHSIAVFVGSLRKASINRRLALAVQRLAPEDMRFVFVPIDGLPLYNQDFDDGYPAACQALKKQVEQADALLFVTPEYNRSTPGVLKNAIDIASRPWGTNSFAGKPAAVIGASIGSTGSALAQQHLRNVLAYLDVPVLAQPEVFVQFRSDDLIDGEGRIASEDTRKFLQQFVDRYAEWVARHVR, from the coding sequence ATGACCACCCATTCGATCGCCGTATTCGTCGGCAGCCTCCGCAAAGCGTCCATCAACCGCCGGCTGGCGCTGGCCGTGCAGCGGCTGGCGCCGGAGGACATGCGCTTCGTCTTCGTGCCGATCGACGGCCTGCCGCTCTACAACCAGGACTTCGACGACGGCTATCCGGCCGCATGCCAGGCATTGAAGAAGCAGGTCGAGCAGGCCGACGCGCTGCTGTTCGTCACGCCGGAGTACAACCGCTCGACCCCGGGCGTGCTGAAGAATGCCATCGATATTGCCTCGCGTCCGTGGGGCACCAATTCGTTCGCCGGCAAGCCCGCCGCGGTGATCGGCGCCTCGATCGGCAGCACCGGCAGCGCGCTGGCCCAGCAGCACCTGCGCAACGTGCTGGCCTACCTGGATGTGCCGGTGCTGGCGCAGCCGGAAGTGTTCGTGCAGTTCCGCAGCGACGACCTGATCGACGGCGAGGGACGCATCGCCAGCGAGGACACGCGGAAGTTCCTGCAGCAGTTCGTCGACCGCTACGCGGAATGGGTGGCGCGGCACGTCCGCTGA
- a CDS encoding acyl-CoA dehydrogenase family protein: MAVRLDPLDLYDVRSLLTDEERMVQDAVGRFVDEKVLPIIGDCFDQGRFPKELIPEIASLGLLGATIPEQYGCAGMNGVSYGLICQELERGDSGLRSFASVQSSLCMYPIYAYGTEEQKMQYLPKMAAGEIIGCFGLTEPHGGSDPANMKTNAKKDGGDWVINGAKMWITNGNLAHIAIIWAQTEDGIQGFIVPTDTAGFTAQEVHKKMSLRASVTSALFFDNVRVPEANRLPNVKGLKGPLGCLTQARYGITWGPIGAAQACLKEVLDYTAERVLFGRPLSANQAVQIKMADMARRITSAQLLSLQLGRLKDAGKMQPTQVSLAKWNNCRMAIDIARECRDILGGAGITTEHTAIRHALNLESVITYEGTETVHQLVVGRELTGINAF, encoded by the coding sequence ATGGCTGTCCGTCTTGACCCGCTCGACCTGTACGACGTCCGCTCGCTGCTCACCGACGAGGAGCGCATGGTGCAGGATGCAGTGGGCCGCTTCGTCGACGAGAAGGTGCTGCCGATCATCGGCGACTGCTTCGACCAGGGACGCTTTCCGAAGGAACTGATCCCGGAGATCGCCTCGCTGGGCCTGCTCGGCGCGACGATTCCGGAACAGTACGGCTGCGCCGGCATGAACGGTGTCAGCTACGGCCTGATCTGCCAGGAGCTGGAGCGCGGCGACTCGGGCCTGCGCAGCTTCGCTTCGGTGCAGAGCTCGCTATGCATGTACCCGATCTACGCCTACGGCACCGAAGAGCAGAAGATGCAGTACCTGCCGAAGATGGCGGCGGGCGAGATCATCGGCTGCTTCGGCCTGACCGAGCCGCACGGCGGCTCCGATCCGGCCAACATGAAGACGAATGCGAAGAAGGACGGCGGCGACTGGGTCATCAACGGCGCCAAGATGTGGATCACCAACGGCAACCTGGCGCATATCGCGATCATCTGGGCGCAGACCGAGGACGGCATCCAGGGCTTCATCGTGCCGACCGACACGGCCGGTTTCACCGCGCAGGAAGTGCACAAGAAGATGAGCCTGCGCGCCTCGGTCACCAGCGCGCTGTTCTTCGACAACGTGCGCGTGCCGGAGGCCAACCGCCTGCCCAACGTTAAGGGCCTCAAAGGTCCGCTGGGCTGCCTGACCCAGGCGCGCTACGGCATCACCTGGGGCCCGATCGGCGCCGCCCAGGCCTGCCTGAAGGAAGTGCTCGACTACACCGCCGAGCGCGTGCTGTTCGGCCGTCCGCTGTCCGCCAACCAGGCGGTGCAGATCAAGATGGCCGACATGGCCCGTCGCATCACCTCGGCGCAGCTGCTGTCGCTGCAGCTCGGCCGCCTGAAGGATGCCGGCAAGATGCAGCCGACCCAGGTCTCGCTGGCCAAGTGGAACAACTGCCGCATGGCCATCGATATCGCGCGCGAGTGTCGCGACATCCTCGGCGGCGCCGGCATCACCACCGAGCACACCGCGATCCGCCACGCGCTGAACCTGGAATCGGTGATCACCTACGAAGGCACCGAGACGGTGCACCAGCTGGTGGTGGGCCGCGAGCTGACGGGCATCAACGCGTTCTGA
- a CDS encoding thiamine pyrophosphate-dependent enzyme — MTAIPFAITARHKGFNRAEIVDQNFTEFVQLWQGEVHAAPRDDQPVLPGSALDARGFRELFESQLISRHLDLMARVLRVQNKVFYTIGSSGHEGNAMVARLTRHTDPAFLHYRSGGFMAERFRKLPGMDPVMDSALSFAASKDDPASGGRHKVWGSKPLWVLPQTSTIASHLPKALGTAVAIDHARRIGHTLPIPDDSIAICSFGDASSNHATAQTAFNAAGWTAYQKLPAPVLFVCEDNGIGISVKTPTGWVASNYQSRSNLDYFFADGLDLAEGYAQVQRAVEHCRRTRRPTFLHLKTTRVMGHAGTDFEIEWRSIEELVAVESTDPLLRSAAIALESGLYSKDDLLNLYEATRKRCFAAAEEAERRPKLERLDDVMAPLAPYSPAKVKAEAERADYAESRLKAFGSEAKLPENQPPRHLAIQIGQALHDIMAKYPESLLFGEDVAQKGGVYTVTKGLHKAFKNTRVFNTLLDETIILGLAQGYANMGMLPLPEIQYLAYFHNAGDQIRGEASSLQFFSNDQFRNPMVMRIASLGYQRGFGGHFHNDNSITALRDIPGLVVGCPSRGDDAATMLRTLTALARVDGRVCAFLEPIALYMTKDLYEAGDGQWQFAYPAPGEAMTLGEGRVYHEDADDLVVFTFGNGVPMALRAARTIEAELKWKVRVVDLRWLAPLNDAFIAAQAKNAKRILVLDEGRKSAGVGEGVITAIVEAGFGATPLTRVVGADTFTPLAGAAFLVLPGEADVVAAARTLA; from the coding sequence ATGACCGCCATTCCGTTCGCCATCACCGCCCGCCACAAGGGCTTCAACCGCGCCGAGATCGTCGACCAGAACTTCACCGAGTTCGTGCAGTTGTGGCAGGGCGAGGTTCACGCCGCACCGCGCGACGACCAGCCGGTACTGCCGGGCAGCGCGCTCGATGCGCGTGGCTTCCGCGAACTGTTCGAGTCGCAGTTGATCAGCCGCCACCTGGACCTGATGGCGCGCGTGCTGCGCGTGCAGAACAAGGTGTTCTACACGATCGGTTCGTCCGGTCACGAGGGCAACGCGATGGTGGCGCGGCTCACGCGTCATACCGATCCGGCGTTCCTGCACTACCGATCCGGCGGCTTCATGGCCGAGCGCTTCCGCAAATTGCCAGGGATGGATCCGGTGATGGATTCGGCGCTCTCATTCGCCGCCAGCAAGGATGATCCGGCTTCCGGCGGCCGCCACAAGGTGTGGGGTTCCAAGCCGTTGTGGGTGCTGCCGCAGACCTCGACCATCGCCTCGCATCTGCCCAAGGCGCTCGGCACCGCGGTGGCCATTGATCACGCCCGCCGCATCGGCCACACCTTGCCGATCCCGGACGACTCCATCGCGATCTGCTCGTTCGGCGATGCGTCCAGCAACCACGCCACCGCGCAGACCGCCTTCAACGCGGCCGGCTGGACGGCGTATCAGAAGCTGCCCGCGCCGGTGCTGTTCGTGTGCGAGGACAACGGCATCGGCATCTCGGTGAAGACGCCGACCGGCTGGGTCGCCAGCAACTACCAGTCGCGCTCCAACCTCGACTATTTCTTCGCCGACGGCCTGGACCTGGCCGAGGGCTACGCCCAGGTGCAGCGCGCGGTGGAGCACTGCCGCCGCACCCGCCGGCCAACCTTCCTGCACCTGAAGACCACCCGCGTGATGGGCCACGCCGGCACCGACTTCGAGATCGAGTGGCGCTCGATCGAGGAACTGGTGGCGGTGGAATCCACCGATCCGCTGCTGCGCTCGGCGGCGATCGCGCTGGAGTCGGGCCTTTACTCGAAGGACGACCTGCTCAACCTGTACGAAGCGACCCGCAAGCGCTGCTTCGCCGCCGCCGAGGAAGCCGAACGCCGGCCCAAGCTGGAACGCCTGGACGACGTGATGGCCCCGCTGGCGCCGTACTCGCCGGCCAAGGTGAAGGCCGAGGCCGAGCGCGCCGACTACGCCGAGTCCCGCCTGAAGGCGTTCGGCAGCGAGGCGAAGCTGCCGGAGAACCAGCCGCCGCGGCACCTGGCGATCCAGATCGGTCAGGCGCTGCACGACATCATGGCCAAGTACCCCGAGTCGCTGCTGTTCGGCGAGGACGTGGCGCAGAAGGGCGGCGTCTACACGGTCACCAAGGGGCTGCACAAGGCGTTCAAGAACACCCGCGTGTTCAACACCCTGCTGGACGAGACGATCATCCTCGGCCTGGCCCAGGGCTACGCCAACATGGGCATGCTGCCGCTGCCGGAAATCCAGTATCTGGCCTACTTCCACAACGCCGGCGACCAGATCCGCGGCGAGGCGTCGAGCCTGCAGTTCTTCTCCAACGACCAGTTCCGCAACCCGATGGTGATGCGCATCGCCTCGCTGGGGTACCAGCGCGGCTTCGGCGGGCATTTCCACAACGACAACTCGATCACCGCGCTGCGCGACATCCCGGGCCTGGTGGTGGGTTGCCCCAGTCGCGGCGACGACGCGGCGACGATGCTGCGCACGTTGACCGCGCTGGCCAGGGTCGACGGTCGTGTCTGCGCCTTCCTCGAGCCGATCGCGCTGTACATGACCAAGGACCTGTACGAGGCCGGCGACGGCCAGTGGCAGTTTGCCTATCCCGCGCCGGGCGAGGCGATGACCCTGGGCGAAGGCCGCGTGTACCACGAGGATGCCGACGACCTGGTGGTGTTCACCTTCGGCAATGGCGTGCCGATGGCGCTGCGCGCCGCACGCACCATCGAGGCCGAGCTGAAGTGGAAGGTGCGCGTGGTCGACCTGCGCTGGCTGGCGCCGCTCAACGACGCCTTCATCGCGGCACAGGCGAAGAACGCCAAGCGCATCCTGGTGCTGGACGAGGGCCGCAAGAGCGCGGGCGTGGGCGAGGGTGTGATCACCGCGATCGTCGAGGCCGGCTTCGGTGCCACGCCGCTGACCCGCGTGGTCGGTGCCGACACCTTCACCCCGCTGGCCGGCGCCGCCTTCCTGGTGCTGCCGGGCGAGGCCGACGTGGTGGCCGCGGCGCGCACGCTGGCCTGA
- the ppk1 gene encoding polyphosphate kinase 1, whose translation MTRRDAPKPRQKAAPAAAAEVAPATTTTDLSDPSLYIHRELSQLQFNIRVLEQALDEQTPLQERLKFLLIFSSNMDEFFEIRVAGLMDQVAFEHERVGPDGIAPKQALAMISTAAHQQIERQYAILNERVLPALAEAGIRIVRRHEWTTKQKAWVRKYFRHEVAPLVTPIGLDPTHPFPLLVNKSLNFIVQLEGVDAFGRDSGLAIVPAPRVLPRLIRLPDDICEGGENQVMLSSVIHAHVDELFPGMQVHGCYQFRLTRNADLDIDAEDVDDLARALRGGLYTRRFGDAVRLEVADNCPRTLVEYLLKQFGLAEQDVYEVNGPVNLSRLFSVASQPGFPQLQYRPFTPAIPKALKKSEDIFVILAKQDVLLLHPYESFTPVVDMLRQAAKDPAVLAIKQTLYRSGANSEIVDALVDAARAGKEVTAVIELRARFDEESNLTLAARLQQAGAVVIYGVVGVKTHAKLMLIQRREGSELVRYAHLGTGNYHTGNARIYTDYSLLTSDPALCEDVHKLFGQLTGMGKVQAMKKLLHAPFTLKKTLLDLIARETAHAEAGQPAQIIIKVNAVTDAKVIRALYKASMAGVKIDLIVRGMCCLRPGVPGVSHNIRVRSIIGRFLEHSRVYWFANGGDEVLYLASADLMERNLDHRVETGFPIESKKLLHRVRRELDLYLADNCSASLLQADGGYLRAQPANCQAPRNVQQLLLEKLCGTGAAAG comes from the coding sequence ATGACCCGACGCGACGCCCCCAAGCCCCGCCAGAAAGCGGCTCCCGCCGCGGCTGCGGAGGTCGCGCCGGCGACGACGACGACGGACCTGTCCGATCCGTCGCTGTACATCCATCGCGAGCTGTCGCAGCTGCAGTTCAACATCCGCGTGCTGGAACAGGCGCTGGACGAGCAGACCCCGCTGCAGGAGCGGTTGAAGTTCCTGCTGATCTTTTCCAGCAACATGGACGAGTTCTTCGAGATCCGCGTCGCCGGCCTGATGGACCAGGTCGCGTTCGAGCACGAGCGGGTCGGGCCCGACGGCATCGCGCCGAAGCAGGCACTGGCGATGATCAGTACCGCTGCCCACCAGCAGATCGAGCGGCAGTACGCGATCCTCAACGAGCGCGTCCTGCCGGCGCTGGCCGAGGCCGGTATCCGCATCGTGCGTCGCCACGAGTGGACCACGAAGCAGAAGGCCTGGGTGCGCAAGTACTTCCGACATGAGGTCGCGCCGCTGGTCACCCCGATCGGCCTGGACCCGACCCACCCGTTCCCGCTGCTGGTCAACAAGAGCCTCAACTTCATCGTGCAGCTGGAGGGCGTGGATGCGTTCGGCCGCGACTCGGGCCTGGCGATCGTGCCGGCGCCCCGCGTGCTGCCGCGACTGATCCGCCTGCCGGACGATATCTGCGAGGGCGGCGAGAACCAGGTGATGCTGTCCTCGGTGATCCACGCCCACGTGGACGAACTGTTCCCCGGCATGCAGGTGCACGGCTGCTACCAGTTCCGGCTGACCCGCAACGCCGACCTGGACATCGACGCGGAAGACGTCGACGACCTCGCCCGCGCCCTGCGCGGCGGACTGTATACCCGGCGCTTCGGCGATGCGGTGCGGCTGGAGGTGGCGGACAACTGCCCGCGGACCTTGGTCGAGTACCTGCTCAAGCAGTTCGGGCTGGCCGAGCAGGACGTGTACGAGGTGAACGGCCCGGTCAACCTGTCGCGGCTGTTCAGCGTGGCCAGCCAGCCCGGCTTCCCGCAGCTGCAGTACCGCCCGTTCACCCCGGCCATCCCGAAGGCGCTGAAGAAATCCGAGGACATCTTCGTCATCCTGGCGAAGCAGGACGTGCTGCTGCTGCATCCGTACGAGTCGTTCACCCCGGTGGTGGACATGCTGCGCCAGGCGGCGAAGGATCCGGCCGTACTGGCGATCAAGCAGACGCTGTACCGCAGCGGCGCCAACTCCGAGATCGTCGACGCGCTGGTCGACGCCGCACGCGCGGGCAAGGAAGTCACCGCGGTGATCGAGCTGCGCGCGCGCTTCGATGAGGAATCCAACCTCACCCTCGCCGCCCGCCTGCAGCAGGCCGGCGCGGTGGTGATCTACGGCGTGGTCGGCGTGAAGACCCACGCCAAGCTGATGCTGATCCAGCGCCGCGAAGGCAGCGAACTGGTGCGCTACGCTCACCTCGGCACCGGCAACTACCACACCGGCAACGCACGCATCTACACCGACTACAGCCTGCTCACCTCCGACCCGGCGCTGTGCGAGGACGTGCACAAGCTGTTCGGCCAGCTCACCGGCATGGGCAAGGTGCAGGCGATGAAGAAGCTGCTGCACGCGCCGTTCACGCTGAAGAAGACCCTGCTCGACCTGATCGCCCGCGAGACCGCCCACGCCGAGGCCGGTCAGCCGGCGCAGATCATCATCAAGGTCAACGCGGTGACCGATGCCAAGGTGATCCGCGCGCTCTACAAGGCCAGCATGGCCGGCGTGAAGATCGACCTGATCGTGCGCGGCATGTGCTGCCTGCGCCCCGGCGTGCCCGGGGTGTCGCACAACATCCGCGTGCGCTCGATCATCGGCCGCTTCCTCGAACACAGCCGGGTGTACTGGTTCGCCAACGGTGGCGACGAAGTGCTCTACCTGGCCAGCGCCGACCTGATGGAGCGCAACCTCGACCACCGCGTCGAGACCGGCTTTCCGATCGAGAGCAAGAAGCTGTTGCACCGCGTGCGCCGCGAGCTGGACCTGTACCTCGCCGACAACTGCAGCGCCTCGCTGCTGCAGGCCGACGGCGGCTACCTTCGCGCCCAGCCCGCCAATTGCCAGGCCCCGCGCAACGTGCAGCAACTACTGCTGGAAAAGCTCTGCGGCACCGGGGCCGCGGCAGGCTGA
- a CDS encoding GNAT family N-acetyltransferase, with protein sequence MSWQDLRIETDRLILRPTRPEDFEGWAQLMGDEESSHHIGGPQPRPVAWRGFLSMAGAWAIQGYAMFSVIEKASGQWIGRLGPWQPEGWPGTEVGWGLLREAWGKGYATEGSAAAIDWAFDHLGWTEVIHTIAPDNLASQQVARRLGSTVLGPARLPEPFQDLVMEAWGQSREAWRRRRA encoded by the coding sequence ATGAGCTGGCAAGACCTTCGCATCGAAACCGACCGCCTGATCCTGCGTCCGACCCGGCCGGAGGATTTCGAGGGCTGGGCGCAGCTGATGGGCGACGAGGAAAGCTCGCACCACATCGGCGGTCCGCAGCCGCGGCCGGTCGCCTGGCGCGGGTTTCTCTCGATGGCTGGGGCCTGGGCGATCCAGGGCTACGCGATGTTCTCGGTGATCGAGAAGGCCAGCGGGCAGTGGATCGGCCGGCTCGGACCGTGGCAGCCCGAGGGCTGGCCCGGCACCGAGGTCGGTTGGGGCCTGCTGCGCGAGGCCTGGGGCAAGGGTTACGCCACCGAGGGTTCGGCCGCCGCGATCGACTGGGCGTTCGACCATCTCGGCTGGACCGAAGTGATCCATACCATCGCGCCGGACAATCTCGCCTCGCAGCAGGTGGCCCGGCGGCTGGGCTCCACCGTGCTCGGACCGGCGCGCTTGCCGGAGCCGTTCCAGGATCTGGTCATGGAAGCGTGGGGCCAGAGCCGCGAAGCCTGGCGTCGCCGCCGCGCATGA